One genomic segment of Anguilla anguilla isolate fAngAng1 chromosome 2, fAngAng1.pri, whole genome shotgun sequence includes these proteins:
- the soul4 gene encoding heme-binding protein soul4, which translates to MALISIEDLAGLDDEQLDDDITDNPEPMDEEEEERLYAHWQSVASTHQVSVPTEMRGPIQEMTRQNQQQERVPFTTVSEHTKLGEVVYEERVYPAGKWACIAREEKLYEQSISMAFMKLMRYICKENSAGRYLGMTVPVLSEIRMLEDGSFSKEILTVYYLPAEFQDSPPEPTDPDIRIVQRESLRVVTMVFFGTTTEETITRQISQLWELLGSTDSLRRDLYMVAVYQNPGVSYRKNEIWFIRRDP; encoded by the exons ATGGCTCTCATCTCCATTGAAGACCTCGCCGGATTGGATGATGAGCAGCTGGATGATGACATCACGGATAACCCAGAGCCAatggatgaagaggaggaggagagactCTATGCCCATTGGCAGTCGGTGGCCAGCACCCACCAGGTGTCAGTTCCCACAG AAATGAGGGGTCCGATTCAGGAGATGACCCGGCAGAACCAGCAGCAGGAAAGGGTGCCGTTCACCACCGTGTCCGAGCATACGAAG ctgggagaGGTGGTGTACGAGGAGAGGGTGTACCCTGCAGGAAAGTGGGCCTGCATCGCTCGGGAGGAGAAGCTGTATGAGCAGAGCATCTCCATGGCCTTCATGAAGCTCATGCGCTACATCTGCAAGGAGAACTCTGCAG GGCGTTACCTGGGCATGACGGTGCCCGTGCTGAGCGAGATCCGCATGCTGGAGGACGGCAGCTTCTCCAAGGAGATCCTGACCGTGTACTACCTCCCGGCGGAGTTCCAGGACAGCCCCCCCGAGCCGACGGACCCCGACATCCGCATCGTGCAGCGGGAGTCCCTGCGCGTCGTCACCAT GGTGTTTTTCGGCACTACCACCGAGGAGACCATCACCCGGCAGATTAGCCAGCTCTGGGAGCTCCTGGGCAGCACGGACTCCCTGCGCCGCGACCTCTACATGGTGGCGGTCTACCAGAACCCGGGGGTGTCCTACCGCAAGAACGAGATCTGGTTCATTCGCCGAGACCCCTGA